In Porites lutea chromosome 7, jaPorLute2.1, whole genome shotgun sequence, a single window of DNA contains:
- the LOC140943343 gene encoding uncharacterized protein, with the protein MYHHSLRQDVFIKEEYYYLNVPKVGTFTVYDSLDCTFECLGNPSCLSFNLAAYKGADGKLRCELLSSEKYSNPEEYKRNESFHHFSIKTPCMSSPCQNGGTCVTNYKYHSFDCRCKEGFYGEFCEEVAKSCQDVYNQLTEKLNVSQLVTLLLDSKLVSVLCHFGNFGCGDGGWTPVMKMDGNKQTFHYETAFWRNKETFHPDGGKTGFDSQETKLPSYWNTSFSNICLGMKINNQTNFIVINKRANSLYSLIADGQYRSTSLGRDKWMSLIGSNASLQLNCKKEGFNAKCTLSGRSKARIGILGNDQTDCHECNSRLGFGSEGNYDDRRNTCGNLDNHKEKRLSIKTMGYILVQ; encoded by the exons ATGTATCATCACAGCCTTCGTCAAGATGTCTTTATAAAGGAAGAGTACTATTATTTAAACGTTCCTAAAGTTGGAACATTCACAGTGTATGACAGCCTTGACTGCACCTTTGAATGCCTCGGCAATCCTTCCTGTTTGTCCTTCAACCTGGCAGCTTACAAAGGAGCGGATGGAAAGTTGCGGTGTGAGTTGTTATCCTCAGAAAAGTACAGCAATCCTGAGGAATATAAAAGGAACGAGAGTTTTCATCACTTTTCCATCAAG ACTCCATGTATGTCATCACCTTGTCAGAACGGAGGCACCTGTGTAACGAACTACAAGTATCACTCGTTTGACTGCCGTTGCAAAGAAGGGTTCTATGGAGAATTTTGCGAAGAAG ttgccaAGTCATGCCAAGACGTTTATAATCAGCTCACAGAAAA gttGAACGTGAGTCAGTTGGTCACTCTCCTCCTTGACTCCAAACTAGTTTCAGTTCTCTGtcactttggaaattttggctGCGGAGATGGAGGATGGACACCGGTCATGAAGATGGACGGCAACAAG CAAACATTTCATTACGAAACAGCCTTTTGGAGAAACAAAGAAACCTTTCACCCTGACGGAGGGAAAACTGGGTTTGACTCTCAGGAAACCAAACTTCCCTCCTACTGGAACACATCCTTCTCCAATATCTGCCTCGGTATGAAGATCAACAACCAGACCAACTTTATTGTCATTAACAAGCGGGCGAACTCCTTGTACTCTCTGATCGCTGATGGGCAATATCGCAGCACCTCACTGGGTCGTGACAAGTGGATGTCACTGATTGGTTCTAATGCCTCATTGCAGCTGAACTGTAAAAAGGAAGGGTTCAACGCAAAGTGTACCTTGAGTGGCCGTTCCAAAGCAAGAATCGGTATTCTCGGCAACGATCAAACAGATTGCCATGAATGTAACTCCAGATTGGGGTTTGGGAGTGAAGGGAACTACGATGATAGGCGGAATACATGTGGAAATTTGGATAACCACAAGGAAAAAAGACTGAGCATCAAGACAATGGGGTATATCCTGGTGCAGTGA